In Myxococcus fulvus, the following proteins share a genomic window:
- a CDS encoding tetratricopeptide repeat protein produces the protein MRWTLLMLALWLGASGCVIGPRFTRCPGEGGRGWVELDSEHYTLRTDLPAEQAREAMGELERTRMVLLAGMWPSALRQPMAKLSVYILADWKEFKGLFPRRVQALYHRSETEALIVLSGPPSAWANRYSPFSADSSSRLNHELAHYLSSYVLLRQPLWLSEGLAEYLETAQLTQDGRSAVLGVPNKDATYVAARLLRDSVNSTRGGGVVPGTLAWEPGLNFEEQDRELSAMYAGSWMLVHWLIHERAERFAEFQALLSQGVAPDEALQRALPELQRGKMDETLWEYVRARPPPPRQVVVPPTDTAFVERTLEDAEVHATRSKLAALGASMARQAALVKNRQVLARKELDEALRIDPEGLPALTVKSAEASREERLTLARTAVRAHPDDSGAWLLLGAALEPDEAAQEEREAAYKKALSLDPRSIPATKGLAWLYVTQGRSAEALPLAQWAVSLAPWSPSALDTLALALAGQGRCEEALQLEHRAMGHLREQRSTEQEHVLRERLAKLADGSLCKPAPP, from the coding sequence TTGAGATGGACCCTGCTGATGCTGGCGCTGTGGCTCGGCGCCTCGGGCTGTGTCATCGGCCCGCGCTTCACGCGCTGCCCCGGCGAGGGAGGGCGCGGCTGGGTGGAGCTGGACAGCGAGCACTACACGCTGCGCACGGACCTGCCTGCCGAGCAGGCTCGCGAGGCGATGGGGGAGCTGGAGCGCACGCGCATGGTGCTGCTCGCGGGCATGTGGCCCTCCGCGCTCCGACAGCCGATGGCGAAGCTGTCCGTCTACATCCTCGCGGATTGGAAGGAGTTCAAGGGCCTCTTCCCACGCCGCGTGCAGGCGCTCTACCACCGCTCGGAGACCGAGGCGCTCATCGTCCTGTCCGGACCGCCCTCGGCGTGGGCGAACCGCTACTCCCCCTTCTCCGCGGACTCCTCCTCACGGCTCAACCACGAGCTGGCGCACTACCTGAGCTCCTATGTCCTGCTGCGCCAGCCGCTGTGGCTCTCGGAGGGGCTCGCCGAGTACCTGGAGACCGCGCAGCTCACGCAGGACGGCAGGAGCGCCGTGCTGGGCGTCCCCAACAAGGACGCCACCTATGTGGCGGCCCGTCTGCTGCGCGACTCGGTGAACAGCACCCGGGGCGGCGGCGTGGTTCCGGGCACCCTCGCCTGGGAGCCAGGGCTGAACTTCGAGGAGCAGGACCGCGAGCTCTCCGCCATGTACGCGGGCAGCTGGATGCTGGTGCACTGGCTCATCCACGAGCGCGCCGAGCGCTTCGCCGAGTTCCAGGCGCTGCTGTCGCAAGGGGTGGCGCCCGACGAGGCCCTCCAGCGGGCGCTCCCGGAATTGCAGCGGGGCAAGATGGACGAGACGCTCTGGGAATACGTCCGGGCGCGCCCTCCTCCGCCGCGCCAGGTGGTCGTTCCGCCCACGGACACGGCCTTCGTCGAGCGAACGCTGGAGGACGCGGAGGTGCACGCCACGCGCTCGAAGCTGGCCGCGCTGGGGGCGTCCATGGCCCGGCAGGCGGCGCTCGTGAAGAACCGCCAGGTGCTGGCTCGCAAGGAACTGGACGAGGCCCTTCGCATCGACCCCGAGGGGCTCCCGGCCCTGACGGTGAAGTCCGCCGAGGCCTCGCGTGAGGAGAGGCTCACGCTCGCGAGGACGGCGGTGCGCGCCCACCCCGATGACAGTGGCGCGTGGCTGCTGCTCGGCGCCGCGCTGGAGCCAGACGAGGCGGCCCAGGAGGAGCGCGAGGCCGCCTACAAGAAGGCCCTCTCGCTGGACCCTCGGAGCATCCCCGCCACGAAGGGGCTGGCGTGGCTGTACGTCACCCAGGGCCGCTCCGCGGAGGCGCTGCCCCTGGCCCAGTGGGCCGTGTCGCTGGCGCCGTGGAGCCCCTCCGCGCTGGACACCCTGGCGCTCGCGCTCGCGGGACAGGGGCGCTGCGAGGAGGCCCTCCAGCTGGAGCACCGCGCGATGGGGCACCTGCGCGAGCAGCGCAGCACGGAGCAGGAGCACGTCCTGCGCGAGCGCCTGGCGAAGCTCGCCGACGGTTCGCTGTGCAAGCCCGCGCCGCCGTGA
- a CDS encoding MFS transporter, producing the protein MPLALFALTVGAFGIGVTEFVIMGLLMEVGADLGVSISTAGLLISGYALGVVAGAPVLTVLTGRWSRKRVLLGLMVIFTVGNVLCALAPTYGTLMLARVLTALSHGTFFGVGSVVATGLVPVDRRASAIAIMFTGLTVANILGVPLGTWLGQAYGWRATFWAVALIGLVAVAVVAVYVPKDGAPAEQGDWRADLRALGRRPVLLGLLTTVLGFAGVFAVFTFIAPLLTRLSGFSASAVSPILLVFGGGLVVGNLVGGKLADRRLVPSILGTLAVLAVVLFGMTFVWEDRVLTVIAVGVFGAAAFATVPPLQMWVLEKAQGAGQSLASSLNIGAFNLGNALGAWFGGVVIDDGPGLGAITWVSALVPVSAMVVVLVALWLESREPRSGAVSSRTLHGSLQ; encoded by the coding sequence ATGCCGCTGGCCTTGTTCGCATTGACCGTGGGCGCCTTTGGAATCGGCGTCACGGAGTTCGTCATCATGGGCTTGTTGATGGAGGTGGGCGCCGACCTGGGCGTCTCCATCTCCACGGCGGGTCTGCTCATCTCCGGCTACGCGCTGGGCGTGGTGGCCGGGGCCCCCGTGCTCACGGTGCTGACGGGGCGCTGGTCCCGCAAGCGCGTGCTGCTGGGGCTGATGGTCATCTTCACGGTGGGCAACGTGCTCTGCGCGCTGGCGCCCACGTACGGTACGCTGATGCTGGCCCGCGTGCTGACGGCGCTGTCGCATGGGACCTTCTTTGGCGTGGGCTCCGTCGTGGCGACGGGGTTGGTGCCGGTGGACCGGCGCGCGTCGGCCATCGCCATCATGTTCACCGGCCTGACGGTGGCGAACATCCTCGGCGTGCCGCTGGGGACGTGGCTGGGGCAGGCGTATGGCTGGCGAGCGACGTTCTGGGCGGTGGCGCTCATCGGGCTCGTCGCGGTGGCGGTGGTTGCGGTGTACGTGCCGAAGGATGGCGCGCCGGCGGAGCAGGGGGATTGGCGCGCGGACCTGCGGGCTTTGGGCCGACGGCCGGTGTTGCTGGGGTTGTTGACGACGGTGCTCGGCTTCGCCGGGGTGTTCGCCGTGTTCACCTTCATCGCGCCGTTGCTGACGCGGCTGAGTGGGTTCTCGGCGTCGGCGGTGTCGCCCATCCTGTTGGTCTTCGGGGGTGGGTTGGTGGTGGGGAATCTCGTGGGCGGGAAGCTGGCGGACCGGAGGTTGGTGCCGTCGATTCTCGGGACGCTCGCGGTGCTGGCGGTGGTGCTCTTCGGGATGACGTTCGTCTGGGAGGACCGCGTGCTCACCGTCATCGCGGTGGGGGTGTTCGGCGCGGCGGCCTTCGCCACGGTGCCGCCGCTCCAGATGTGGGTGCTGGAGAAGGCGCAAGGGGCGGGGCAGAGCCTCGCGTCGAGTCTCAACATCGGCGCGTTCAATCTGGGTAATGCGCTGGGGGCGTGGTTCGGCGGGGTCGTCATCGACGACGGACCGGGGTTGGGAGCCATCACCTGGGTGTCCGCGCTGGTGCCGGTGTCCGCGATGGTCGTCGTGCTCGTGGCGCTGTGGTTGGAGTCGCGTGAGCCGCGTTCCGGCGCGGTGTCTTCTCGAACGCTGCACGGGAGCCTGCAATGA
- a CDS encoding NAD-dependent protein deacetylase, with product MSQSPLTSPVPGAAEDVEALVSLLRGRRTVVLTGAGCSTESGIPDYRGPGTRARARNPIQHREFLQRPEVRARYWARSLLGWPRFAAARPNAAHQALAALEQAGHVRGLITQNVDRLHHVAGSSRIIELHGALARVRCLDCGAQEARVDLQERLLSLNPDFTHQVLELRPDGDAELSSEALQSFQVPACLRCGGTLKPDVVFFGDNVPAPTVADAFGLLEEGDALLVVGSSLAIYSGYRFLVRASERQVPIAILNLGECRGVELADLCIEASAGDVLPRLASRLTRA from the coding sequence ATGAGCCAATCGCCGCTGACGTCACCCGTGCCAGGAGCCGCCGAGGACGTGGAGGCGCTGGTCTCGTTGCTGCGAGGACGCCGCACGGTGGTGCTCACCGGCGCCGGGTGCAGCACCGAGTCGGGCATCCCCGACTATCGCGGTCCGGGCACCCGCGCCCGCGCTCGCAACCCCATCCAGCACCGCGAGTTCCTCCAGCGCCCCGAGGTGCGGGCCCGCTACTGGGCGCGCAGCCTGCTCGGCTGGCCGCGCTTCGCCGCCGCCCGTCCCAACGCCGCGCACCAGGCGCTGGCCGCGTTGGAGCAGGCAGGCCATGTCCGAGGGCTCATCACCCAGAACGTGGACCGGCTGCACCACGTCGCGGGCAGCTCGCGCATCATCGAACTGCACGGCGCGCTGGCCCGCGTGCGCTGTCTGGACTGTGGCGCACAGGAGGCTCGCGTCGACCTGCAGGAGCGTCTCTTGTCGCTCAATCCGGACTTCACGCACCAGGTGCTGGAGCTGCGGCCGGACGGTGACGCGGAGCTGAGCTCGGAGGCGCTCCAGTCCTTCCAGGTGCCCGCGTGCCTGCGCTGTGGCGGGACGCTGAAGCCGGACGTGGTGTTCTTCGGGGACAACGTGCCCGCGCCCACGGTGGCGGACGCCTTCGGGTTGCTGGAGGAGGGGGACGCGCTCTTGGTGGTGGGCTCGTCGCTGGCCATCTACTCCGGCTATCGCTTCCTGGTGCGCGCCTCCGAGCGACAGGTGCCCATCGCCATCCTCAACCTGGGCGAGTGTCGCGGCGTGGAGCTGGCGGACTTGTGTATCGAAGCGAGCGCGGGGGACGTGTTGCCCCGGCTCGCCTCGCGACTGACGCGGGCCTGA
- a CDS encoding SDR family oxidoreductase: MNAQEKIALVVGAQGVIGKNLIEHLASLGDWEVIGLSRRGGESAGRVRHVKVDLLDAEDCRVKLAELGRVTHVFYAAYQDRPTWAELVAPNLAMLVNVVEALEPVAPGLRHVSLMQGYKVYGAHLGPFKTPARETDPEHMPPEFNVDQQRFLAQRQRGKAWTWSAIRPSVVGGVALGNPMNLALVIAVYASISKELGLPLRFPGKPGAYHALLEMTDAGLLAKATVWAATEPRCANQAFNINNGDLFRWSELWPSIARYFGLEVAPGLPMSLDVVMADKGPLWDAMTAKHGLAGHSYQDVSSWRFGDFVFSWDYDMFADGTKARRFGFHEFVDTEAMFFRLFDELRQKKVIP, translated from the coding sequence ATGAATGCACAGGAGAAGATCGCGCTCGTGGTGGGGGCGCAGGGGGTCATCGGGAAGAACCTCATCGAGCATCTGGCGTCGCTGGGAGACTGGGAGGTCATCGGTCTGTCGAGACGAGGGGGTGAGTCGGCGGGACGGGTGCGGCACGTGAAGGTGGACCTGCTCGACGCGGAGGACTGCCGGGTGAAGCTGGCGGAGCTGGGACGGGTGACGCACGTCTTCTACGCCGCGTACCAGGACCGGCCGACGTGGGCGGAGCTGGTGGCGCCGAACCTGGCGATGCTGGTGAATGTCGTGGAGGCGCTGGAGCCGGTGGCCCCGGGGCTGCGTCATGTCAGCCTGATGCAGGGCTACAAGGTGTATGGCGCGCATCTGGGGCCGTTCAAGACGCCGGCGCGGGAGACGGACCCGGAGCACATGCCTCCGGAGTTCAACGTGGACCAGCAGCGCTTCCTGGCGCAGCGTCAGCGGGGCAAGGCGTGGACGTGGTCGGCCATCCGTCCGTCGGTGGTGGGCGGCGTGGCGCTGGGCAATCCCATGAACCTGGCGTTGGTGATTGCCGTGTATGCGTCCATCTCGAAGGAGCTGGGGTTGCCCTTGAGGTTCCCGGGGAAGCCGGGGGCGTACCATGCGCTGTTGGAGATGACGGACGCGGGCCTGCTCGCGAAGGCGACGGTGTGGGCGGCGACGGAGCCGCGGTGCGCGAATCAGGCGTTCAACATCAACAACGGAGACCTGTTCCGGTGGAGCGAGCTGTGGCCGAGCATCGCGCGCTACTTCGGGTTGGAGGTGGCGCCGGGGTTGCCCATGTCATTGGACGTGGTGATGGCGGACAAGGGGCCGCTCTGGGACGCGATGACGGCGAAGCACGGGCTGGCGGGGCATTCGTACCAGGACGTGTCGTCGTGGCGATTCGGTGACTTCGTCTTCTCGTGGGACTACGACATGTTCGCCGACGGGACGAAGGCACGCCGCTTCGGCTTCCACGAGTTCGTCGACACCGAGGCCATGTTCTTCCGCCTCTTCGACGAGCTTCGACAAAAGAAGGTCATTCCGTAG
- a CDS encoding zinc-dependent metalloprotease — protein MMTRTQARGRGLLGWVCALWMVSSGCSDAVHPEVSQVTLEGPIVAIPRTLEPGAIERLRSGLGSAATGLQDDSPGTFYLALRRSELGKRWFMSVYLEQHTPESLLDRSATSVGVRVVSFKEQNGKLYVFDVDDTQVRSTLFKPEEIVEAWPVIDDHPGFSRLRGSDQYVLFDPAAGLDRVMGMDAFTRTLYGPPFSVELAFAQRFRALKDGVSFQKVITGHADLNFGIEGIPADSFRVTATVGVALRRYQEGQGFTPMRVPPTPEHFFGSASRIVPNSGGLSEELVGKWNIRPGMKPITWVLSDTLRATQADPRYQAYDIIGAVKKGVEQWNQAFGFTVFTTRLAEPGESFGDDDKNFILFDPDPSERAAFADWRTNPNTGETLGASVYLGIAWLDYAIAFIGSSPTGAAPAVAPRPQKALQLSWNGMAASHLCEMHLSDVATSFSGLLRAQGAARDALSGRALEERVERFFTTVVMHEVGHTLGLRHNFKGSFAMPSNSVMEYTNPAEQEQRGAAVGPYDVAAVRYLYGLSSSPPTEPFCMDSDTFTDPDCNRYDATPAPLTLFYGPEYRQALDAHLAGSGPSPADGPLNGVLQYVRASRLPAQRVHAWNLAMQGLEAPIAPEVLAADPGHGARADLMTRVVFQRLYLDAASLRGYVRNAPRPDTAMTPLILAQLRANLLNVDGVRVFATRKVMVRILKQLQTFEAYAILREGRLAVEAELPGLSGRQLLEAEDLAALLRQATSPYFNN, from the coding sequence ATGATGACTCGAACACAGGCCCGCGGACGCGGGTTGCTGGGTTGGGTGTGCGCGCTCTGGATGGTGTCGTCCGGATGCTCCGACGCGGTCCATCCCGAGGTGTCCCAGGTGACGCTGGAGGGGCCCATCGTCGCCATTCCGAGGACGCTGGAGCCCGGCGCCATCGAGCGGCTGCGCTCGGGGCTGGGCTCGGCGGCCACGGGACTCCAGGACGACTCGCCCGGCACGTTCTACCTGGCGCTGCGCAGAAGTGAGCTGGGCAAGCGCTGGTTCATGTCTGTCTATCTGGAGCAGCACACCCCGGAGAGCCTCTTGGACCGAAGCGCCACCTCCGTGGGCGTGCGCGTGGTGTCCTTCAAGGAGCAGAACGGCAAGTTGTATGTGTTCGACGTGGATGACACCCAGGTGCGCAGCACGCTCTTCAAGCCCGAGGAGATCGTCGAGGCGTGGCCCGTCATCGACGACCACCCGGGCTTCTCTCGCCTGCGCGGCTCGGACCAGTACGTGCTCTTCGACCCGGCCGCGGGGCTGGACCGGGTGATGGGCATGGATGCGTTCACCCGCACCCTCTACGGCCCGCCGTTCTCGGTGGAGCTGGCGTTCGCGCAGCGCTTCCGCGCGCTGAAGGACGGGGTCTCCTTCCAGAAGGTCATCACCGGCCATGCGGACCTCAACTTCGGCATCGAGGGAATTCCCGCCGACTCGTTCCGCGTCACCGCGACGGTGGGCGTCGCGCTGCGTCGCTACCAGGAGGGCCAGGGCTTCACCCCCATGCGGGTGCCCCCGACGCCAGAGCACTTCTTCGGCAGCGCCTCCCGCATCGTCCCGAACTCTGGCGGGCTCTCTGAGGAGCTGGTGGGCAAGTGGAACATCCGCCCCGGCATGAAGCCCATCACCTGGGTGCTGAGCGATACGCTGCGCGCGACCCAGGCGGACCCCCGCTACCAGGCCTACGACATCATCGGCGCGGTGAAGAAGGGCGTGGAGCAGTGGAACCAGGCCTTCGGCTTCACGGTGTTCACCACGCGCCTGGCCGAGCCCGGCGAGTCCTTCGGGGACGACGACAAGAACTTCATCCTCTTCGACCCGGACCCGAGCGAGCGGGCGGCGTTCGCGGACTGGCGCACGAATCCGAATACGGGCGAGACGCTGGGGGCGAGCGTATACCTCGGCATCGCGTGGCTGGACTACGCCATCGCGTTCATCGGCTCGTCGCCGACCGGGGCCGCGCCCGCGGTGGCGCCCCGGCCGCAGAAGGCCCTCCAGCTCTCCTGGAACGGCATGGCGGCCTCCCACCTGTGCGAGATGCACCTGTCGGACGTGGCAACGAGCTTCTCCGGCCTGCTCCGGGCGCAGGGGGCCGCGCGTGACGCGCTCTCCGGGCGCGCGCTCGAGGAGCGGGTGGAGCGCTTCTTCACCACGGTGGTGATGCACGAGGTGGGGCACACGCTGGGCCTTCGGCACAACTTCAAGGGCTCGTTCGCGATGCCGTCCAACTCGGTGATGGAGTACACGAACCCGGCGGAGCAGGAACAGCGGGGCGCCGCGGTCGGCCCCTATGACGTTGCCGCCGTCCGCTACCTGTATGGGCTGTCCTCCTCGCCGCCCACGGAGCCGTTCTGCATGGACTCGGATACGTTCACGGACCCGGACTGCAACCGGTACGATGCGACGCCCGCGCCGCTGACGCTCTTCTACGGTCCCGAATACCGGCAGGCCCTCGACGCGCACCTGGCGGGCAGCGGCCCCAGTCCCGCCGACGGCCCCCTCAACGGCGTCCTCCAGTACGTGAGGGCATCCCGTCTCCCGGCGCAGCGTGTCCATGCCTGGAATCTCGCCATGCAGGGGTTGGAGGCGCCCATCGCTCCGGAGGTGCTGGCGGCGGACCCGGGCCACGGCGCGAGGGCGGACCTGATGACGCGCGTCGTGTTCCAGCGCCTCTACCTGGATGCGGCATCGCTACGAGGGTATGTGCGCAACGCCCCCCGGCCGGACACGGCGATGACCCCGCTGATTCTCGCGCAGCTGCGCGCCAACCTGCTCAACGTGGATGGCGTGCGCGTCTTCGCGACGCGGAAGGTGATGGTGCGGATTCTCAAGCAGCTCCAGACCTTCGAGGCCTACGCCATCCTCCGGGAGGGGCGGCTCGCGGTCGAGGCGGAGCTCCCCGGCCTCTCCGGGCGGCAGCTGCTCGAGGCGGAGGACCTGGCCGCGCTGCTTCGTCAGGCGACCTCGCCGTACTTCAACAACTAG
- a CDS encoding SMI1/KNR4 family protein — protein sequence MEMDGLLAEVSRLHHPNPPATPEQIATFERNVGWPLDADLRAFYLHCDGADLFDPRTPTSRDPAFSFLPLSRIRRARVVMAQDDSDRSGPASWYSLCEVRDSNYILLDVSVQKDGRYPMRDGYREGFPDPEYCPQIAASFGEFLAGALRSEGRWFWLQP from the coding sequence ATGGAGATGGACGGACTCCTGGCGGAAGTATCTCGCCTGCATCATCCCAATCCCCCCGCGACGCCTGAGCAGATCGCGACCTTCGAGCGGAACGTGGGATGGCCCCTGGATGCTGACCTGCGCGCCTTCTACCTCCACTGCGATGGTGCGGACCTCTTCGACCCTCGAACCCCTACGTCCAGGGACCCTGCCTTCTCGTTCCTCCCCTTGTCGCGGATTCGGCGTGCAAGGGTCGTCATGGCTCAGGATGACTCGGACCGGTCGGGCCCTGCCTCCTGGTATTCTCTCTGCGAGGTTCGGGACAGCAACTACATCCTCCTGGACGTGAGTGTGCAGAAGGACGGGCGTTACCCCATGCGTGATGGCTATCGAGAGGGATTCCCTGACCCGGAGTACTGCCCACAAATCGCCGCTTCGTTCGGAGAGTTCCTGGCCGGTGCCCTTCGTTCCGAGGGACGCTGGTTCTGGCTTCAGCCTTGA
- a CDS encoding GNAT family N-acetyltransferase, which yields MPSWQWKAFTELTLEELYAVLALRQEVFVVEQRSIYQDVDGLDPSSMHLLAHEGEGPERFLSAYLRILPPDVKFPGAASLGRVVTSPRARGRGLGRELTERGIAQLETLYPDTTVRISAQDYLRAFYTSLGFIAEGEVYDEDGIPHIEMSRRPRR from the coding sequence ATGCCCAGCTGGCAATGGAAGGCGTTCACGGAGCTGACGCTCGAGGAGCTGTACGCGGTGCTCGCGCTGCGACAGGAGGTCTTCGTGGTGGAGCAGCGCTCCATCTACCAGGACGTCGATGGCCTGGACCCGAGCTCGATGCACCTCCTCGCCCACGAGGGCGAGGGCCCGGAGCGCTTCCTCTCCGCGTACCTGCGCATCCTCCCGCCCGACGTGAAGTTCCCCGGCGCCGCGAGCCTGGGCCGCGTGGTGACCTCGCCCCGCGCCCGGGGACGCGGACTGGGCAGGGAGCTGACGGAGCGCGGCATCGCCCAGCTCGAAACCCTGTACCCCGACACCACGGTCCGCATCTCCGCGCAGGACTACCTGCGCGCCTTCTACACGAGCCTCGGCTTCATCGCGGAGGGCGAGGTCTACGACGAGGACGGCATCCCGCACATCGAGATGTCCCGCCGTCCCCGTCGTTGA
- a CDS encoding LysR family transcriptional regulator, with amino-acid sequence MARLDVNRFGEMEVFVKVVELGGFSAAARAFRMTPSAVSKLVARLEQRLGARLVNRSTRALQLTPEGCGFYERSVRILAELEEAERGASTSDEPRGRLRVNTNAAFGRVLLIPLLPGFLARHPGVSVELVLTDQLIDLLDERTDVAIRHGQLKSSQLTSRRLGETRMVIVASPDYVKRHGLPRSPEELGAHNRLGFSYARAIEGWPLEEKDTQLAVPPIGNVQASDGEALRQLALAGVGLARLARFQVQDDLDKGHLVPVLEEHNPGDTEAIHVLFMSQGGHLPSRVRAFVDHLTAHVRIP; translated from the coding sequence ATGGCTCGACTCGACGTCAATCGCTTCGGAGAGATGGAGGTCTTCGTGAAGGTGGTGGAGCTCGGCGGCTTCTCCGCCGCGGCCCGCGCCTTCCGGATGACGCCCTCGGCGGTGAGCAAGCTGGTGGCCCGGCTGGAGCAGCGACTGGGAGCCCGCCTGGTCAACCGCTCCACCCGCGCGCTCCAGCTCACCCCGGAGGGCTGCGGCTTCTATGAGCGCAGCGTGCGCATCCTCGCCGAACTGGAGGAGGCCGAGCGCGGCGCCTCCACGAGCGACGAGCCCCGGGGCCGTCTGCGCGTCAACACCAATGCCGCCTTCGGCCGCGTGCTGCTCATCCCCCTGCTGCCCGGCTTCCTCGCTCGTCACCCCGGCGTGTCGGTGGAGTTGGTGCTGACGGACCAGCTCATCGACCTGCTCGACGAGCGCACCGACGTGGCCATCCGCCACGGCCAGCTCAAGAGCTCCCAGCTCACCTCCCGCCGCCTGGGCGAGACGCGGATGGTCATCGTCGCCTCACCGGACTACGTGAAGCGCCACGGCCTGCCCCGGTCGCCCGAGGAGCTCGGCGCCCACAACCGGCTGGGCTTCAGCTACGCGCGCGCCATCGAGGGCTGGCCCCTGGAGGAAAAGGACACGCAGCTCGCCGTGCCGCCCATCGGCAACGTCCAGGCGAGTGACGGCGAGGCGCTGCGACAGCTCGCGCTGGCCGGCGTCGGACTGGCGCGGCTGGCGCGCTTCCAGGTGCAGGACGACCTGGACAAGGGTCACCTCGTGCCCGTGCTCGAAGAGCACAACCCCGGCGACACCGAGGCCATCCACGTCCTCTTCATGAGCCAGGGTGGCCACCTGCCCTCGCGCGTGCGCGCCTTCGTGGACCACCTCACCGCCCACGTGCGCATCCCCTGA
- the coaA gene encoding type I pantothenate kinase, with translation MTAAAVPSVSMFVELEREAWRALRASTPLTLTTEDLDGLRGLGEHMDLEEVADVYLPLSRLLNLQVLAAQRLWAEQQAFLGGTTQKVPFIIAIAGSVAVGKSTTARILQALLARWPDHPRVELVTTDGFLFPNRILTERGLMNRKGFPESYDRRALVRLLAELKAGRAEVTAPVYSHLVYDVVPEEAKVIRQPDILILEGLNVLQSGVVGQRIPHTFLSDFFDFSIYVDASEQDIRRWYVDRFLRLQQTAFRDERSYFRRFSDLTPEQATAMAENIWGDINGPNLAQNIAPTRSRARLILLKGPDHKVKRVRLRKL, from the coding sequence ATGACCGCAGCCGCCGTGCCCTCGGTGTCCATGTTCGTCGAGCTGGAGCGCGAGGCCTGGCGGGCGTTGCGCGCCTCCACGCCGCTGACGCTCACGACAGAGGACCTGGACGGGCTGCGCGGGCTGGGCGAGCACATGGACCTGGAGGAGGTCGCGGACGTCTACCTGCCGCTGTCCCGACTGCTCAACCTCCAGGTCCTGGCCGCGCAGCGGCTGTGGGCCGAGCAGCAGGCCTTCCTGGGGGGCACCACGCAGAAGGTGCCGTTCATCATCGCCATCGCCGGCAGCGTCGCGGTGGGCAAGAGCACCACGGCCCGCATCCTCCAGGCGCTGCTGGCGCGCTGGCCGGACCACCCGCGGGTGGAGCTGGTCACCACGGACGGCTTCCTCTTCCCCAACCGCATCCTCACCGAGCGCGGCCTGATGAACCGCAAGGGCTTCCCGGAGAGCTATGACCGGCGCGCGCTGGTGCGGCTGCTCGCGGAGCTGAAGGCGGGGCGCGCGGAGGTGACGGCGCCGGTGTACTCGCACCTGGTCTACGACGTGGTGCCCGAGGAGGCGAAGGTCATCCGCCAGCCCGACATCCTCATCCTGGAGGGCCTCAACGTCCTGCAGTCCGGCGTCGTCGGGCAGCGCATCCCCCACACCTTCCTGTCGGACTTCTTCGACTTCTCCATCTACGTGGACGCCAGCGAGCAGGACATCCGCCGCTGGTACGTGGACCGCTTCCTGCGCCTGCAGCAGACGGCCTTCCGCGACGAGCGCAGCTACTTCCGCCGCTTCTCGGACCTGACGCCCGAGCAGGCGACGGCCATGGCGGAGAACATCTGGGGCGACATCAACGGCCCCAACCTGGCGCAGAACATCGCGCCCACGCGCTCGCGGGCCCGGCTCATCCTGCTCAAGGGGCCGGACCACAAGGTCAAGCGCGTGCGGCTGCGCAAGCTGTAG
- a CDS encoding HD domain-containing protein, translating into MQRIIDFILELDKLKGVTRKVKPLGLTRYENSAEHSWQLAMLALSLSAYAPAGIDMDRVVRMLLVHDVGEIDTGDTLAFVEGGWKERKAAELAAVERIFGLLPEPQGSLFLALWREFEQGETPESRYANAVDRAMPVLLNLSNEGQSWRENGVSHARVVARIAPPIQAGCPALWSYLEGRLEDARQRGWFGA; encoded by the coding sequence ATGCAGCGGATCATCGACTTCATCCTGGAGCTGGACAAGCTCAAGGGCGTGACTCGCAAGGTCAAGCCGCTGGGGCTGACGCGTTACGAGAACTCCGCGGAGCACAGCTGGCAGCTCGCGATGTTGGCCCTCTCGCTCTCCGCCTACGCACCCGCGGGCATCGACATGGACCGGGTGGTGCGCATGCTGCTCGTGCACGACGTGGGAGAGATCGACACCGGCGACACCCTGGCCTTCGTCGAGGGCGGCTGGAAGGAGCGCAAGGCGGCCGAGCTCGCGGCCGTGGAGCGCATCTTCGGACTCCTGCCCGAACCCCAGGGCTCGCTCTTCCTGGCCCTGTGGCGCGAGTTCGAACAGGGCGAGACCCCCGAGTCCCGCTACGCCAACGCCGTGGACCGCGCCATGCCCGTCCTCCTCAACCTGTCCAACGAAGGGCAGAGCTGGCGAGAGAATGGCGTCAGCCACGCCCGCGTGGTGGCTCGCATCGCTCCGCCCATCCAGGCGGGTTGCCCCGCCCTGTGGTCCTACCTGGAAGGCCGGCTCGAGGACGCACGCCAGCGCGGCTGGTTCGGCGCCTGA